Sequence from the Gadus chalcogrammus isolate NIFS_2021 chromosome 21, NIFS_Gcha_1.0, whole genome shotgun sequence genome:
CCAGAATCTCCTGTGGAGGGCAAGGTCATCGTCACAGGCGCTTTCCATCAAGAGGGTCTTAATGTACGGGTCCTGAATTGGCTGGAGGTGACAGCAGGACTCTTACCTCTGCGTGCATGGTGAAGCCCTTCAGGGTCACGTTGTTGGAGAAGCCTGCCGTGTCGAACTGTATCACAaggcagaaggggggggggggttatctcttgctcgcgctctctctgcctctctctctctctctctctctgcctctctctctctcgcgctctctctgcctctctctctctccctctctttctcacacgctctctctgcctctctctctttctgcctctctctctctctttctgcctctctctctctccctctccctctctcacgagCGCTctcgtctgcctctctctctctctccctctctctgtctctctctctctctctctctcgtctggctctctctcgtctggctctctctctctctctctctctctctctctctctctctcgtctctctcgtctctctcgtctctctttaGTCTGCACTGTGACTATGCGCAGTGGGGGCCAAACCTTAATCGAAGCGAAAGACGTGTCGGGGAGACAACCTTAAAGTATTGGGGACTTTACGAATGACCTCATGAGTGCGATTTGAGTGTGGTTCTGGTCGGCCGATTTAAACATCGGCGCGTCATTCTGAAGAGTCTAGCAGAGGCTTTAGGCGTCATAACATATCACCAGAACGGAGCTGCTGGGGGGGTACACCGCGATGCGGTTCCTCTTCTGCTGGGGGAGAGACACCAGCGGGGGTCTCTCCCTGGTGAACGGGGGTCTGCTCAGGGcctggagacagggggaggaaaTTGAGGACAAAACACCGCAAAACAAAGAATGGAATACAATTGATTCGACTTATCTGTAGATTTAGCGTTCTGTGATCAGCAAGTACACGCACATctactttgtttccctgggacCATAAATACTACACCTGCTACCACAACACCTTGATGATGATACAGCCATACCATACACCAATACTAATAGCAGTAGTTTTTCTTTATATTTCAACGTGAAAACCATAGAGGAATAGAGGAAAGGTGTACCATCGTATAGACGGTATCAACACTACAACATAAGGAGAGCCTGTGCTTTAGTTAACACTTCTATGAATTAAACATGCACCATGGCCTTGTTCCCATTAGCAGCTTCTAGTGGCTTGAGTTGTACCTACAGCTActgtgtggagggagggtgaaAACCATTTGGGTGGACTGGCTTGTGTAGTGCAAGTTACAACGTGAAGGTTTACCAATAGATGTTTGCATACACTGTGACCCTGTGAtgacctccccacccccaccccggccccccACGTGCCATGACTGAAATGACACCGCTCAAACTATGAGGATGAACGAATGAAACCAACCCAATCTAAAGCCCAGATGGACAGAGCGAGCAGACCCAGACCCggacccagccccccctccatccccttgTTCAGGaccagccgccccccccccctcaccttcaacaccagccccaggaccatggCCAGCAGCACCAGGAACACAGCGGCCATCACCACCGCGAACCAGAGCTCCTTGTGGACCGGCatcgggggccccgggcccccatcagccccctcaTCGCCCCCCACTGAGACCCCCCCGGGGCCAGAGGAGGGTCCCGGGGGTCTgtggggagagtgagggggggatggagggagatggaggggggagggagggacatgaggaggggggggggaggagggaggagggaggtggggggagggagggagatggaggagggaggaggggggaggtgatgatggtggagggagggagatggagggggggagggagggacatggaggaggtggggggagggagggagatggaggaggaggaggaggaggaggaggaggagagaaaacgTGAGGGCACGACATATGTTACAACGCGATCAGAGAGTTACCAAGCGTTCATACGCTGTCGTTGTGGCAACAACAAACATTTAGTCCTGGGCAGTTCCACCACATGATCCATCCTGTCTTTATACATCTCCCATGAAGTCGCGTTTAGATTAAGGAACATTCAATTATATTTAATCTACCGAGGAGTATCCAGAGTAGCCGCCTGGTGCGTGGTGGCTAACCTGTATGGCGTTCAGGGCCTGCCCTGGGCCATAACAGGGACGCCCCGGAGCGGGGCGGTGCGGGGAAGAAAGGCGATCAGGCAATAAGGAGCGCATGGTGCGGCCAATAAGGCTGTAACCGGACCCCCTGCCGGCTCCGTGTGACAGGCCGTCCTGCTCGGACCGTCCTGCTCGCCAACACACCACCGCCTATAACTCCAGAGGAGCCCTTCTGCTCTCGTGTTCACCGTGGCTGCTCTGGGCTGCAGCGTGTGGCGGACAGGCTGGTGTCTCCCTGTACATACTCCCTCTGTGCTTCATGATATAACGGTGAAAAGACACCCAGCGGCTTAGAATGTGCGTGACAACATGTCAAAGCGTCCCGTAAGTACAGTGGGACCTTCTCGTGCTGG
This genomic interval carries:
- the si:ch211-57i17.5 gene encoding usherin translates to MVQLPPGPSSGPGGVSVGGDEGADGGPGPPMPVHKELWFAVVMAAVFLVLLAMVLGLVLKALSRPPFTRERPPLVSLPQQKRNRIAVYPPSSSVLFDTAGFSNNVTLKGFTMHAEEILDIKCEVPPSELGVLSVSTVYGSAHIPSQNSLRRSVSQALDGKSLADDSDVWDPHVQGGHDSGLFMEDEEFVDTIKGFSTVRKEHTMFTDTNL